One part of the Sphingobium yanoikuyae genome encodes these proteins:
- a CDS encoding PulJ/GspJ family protein, whose protein sequence is MAEWRYIDDHQFEREGGFTLIELLVSLALMGLAATLLLQGLTTAGILAGRSRATINAVDEVVAAQNLLRSAVERLRPITRSDSAIPIVELRGTGGVLTFVGPPFDREGADALQRFRLTRTANGDLVLYSAHSRKMGIDRSGTDLVGWTPNRLLTGVRNLSISYLGPPEPGAPRAWQDRWWDRSTTPELIRVRVVFAETDRRIWPDLVIRPRSTSYGTCRNDPVTGKCEER, encoded by the coding sequence ATGGCTGAGTGGCGCTACATTGACGATCATCAATTCGAGCGGGAAGGCGGCTTCACGCTTATCGAACTTCTCGTCAGCCTGGCGCTGATGGGTTTGGCCGCGACTCTCCTGCTGCAGGGCCTAACGACTGCCGGCATCCTCGCCGGGCGAAGCCGCGCGACGATCAACGCTGTCGACGAAGTTGTTGCCGCGCAAAACCTCCTACGCAGCGCCGTCGAACGCCTTCGCCCGATCACCCGGTCGGATTCCGCCATACCAATCGTGGAATTGCGCGGCACGGGCGGCGTGCTGACCTTCGTCGGACCACCGTTCGATCGGGAAGGGGCGGACGCTCTTCAGCGATTTCGCCTCACGCGCACCGCAAATGGGGATCTCGTCCTCTACAGTGCCCACTCACGTAAGATGGGCATCGACAGGAGCGGAACAGACCTCGTGGGCTGGACCCCGAACCGGCTGCTCACCGGTGTGCGCAATCTTTCCATCAGCTATCTTGGGCCCCCCGAACCCGGCGCGCCTCGTGCCTGGCAAGATCGCTGGTGGGACCGCTCGACAACGCCTGAACTCATTCGCGTCCGGGTTGTCTTTGCCGAGACCGATCGCCGTATCTGGCCCGACCTCGTCATCCGTCCCCGATCAACCAGCTACGGCACCTGTCGGAATGATCCGGTGACCGGAAAGTGTGAGGAACGATGA
- a CDS encoding PilN domain-containing protein yields the protein MSSKRILNADMATIGRWIASGIRWWVAELEQLLPARLRHARSDGLGHYRFADGALTPVANGQKGASDGPHPGERVAVIVSRSESLARVIERPALNDRDLQRMASFEGDGLLPFPSGTTIIAARRVGSTADPAKIRVEIAGLPLETARRIAETIADAKVVAVRIFVENNRTAASPLDFAPAMHEAGLIARPRSATPLIWAVVACFVVINTGLFIWKDVRSVERLEQVVQEQQPVVTVAKTITRRTGQDHTLVARSLAKRRDHDAIGGLAVISEAIPQGAWLQRYVWDGTSVKITGYKPPRTDIAGELRRSGNFADVRAMNDEIQAEVPAGEPFDIGARIARR from the coding sequence ATGAGCTCCAAAAGAATCCTCAATGCAGATATGGCAACCATCGGACGCTGGATCGCGAGCGGCATCCGATGGTGGGTTGCGGAGCTCGAGCAATTGCTCCCTGCAAGGCTTCGCCATGCCCGCTCCGATGGCTTGGGTCACTACCGATTTGCCGATGGCGCCCTGACTCCAGTCGCCAATGGCCAAAAGGGTGCCAGCGATGGTCCTCATCCCGGTGAGCGTGTCGCGGTGATCGTTTCGCGCAGCGAGAGTCTTGCCCGTGTAATCGAACGGCCGGCGCTGAACGATCGGGATTTGCAGCGAATGGCATCGTTCGAGGGTGATGGCTTGTTACCGTTCCCGAGCGGAACCACGATCATCGCCGCACGGAGGGTTGGATCAACGGCAGATCCGGCAAAAATCCGTGTCGAGATCGCCGGCTTGCCGCTCGAAACAGCTCGAAGAATTGCGGAGACGATTGCCGACGCCAAGGTGGTTGCTGTTCGCATTTTCGTTGAGAATAACCGGACGGCTGCGTCGCCTCTCGATTTCGCACCGGCGATGCACGAAGCTGGCCTGATCGCGCGTCCCCGAAGCGCAACGCCTCTGATTTGGGCGGTCGTGGCTTGCTTCGTGGTCATCAATACCGGTCTGTTCATCTGGAAGGATGTCCGCTCTGTCGAGCGACTTGAACAGGTCGTGCAAGAGCAACAGCCAGTCGTCACCGTCGCTAAGACGATCACGCGCAGGACTGGTCAGGACCATACGCTGGTTGCCCGCTCGCTCGCCAAACGACGCGACCATGATGCCATCGGGGGACTAGCGGTCATCAGTGAAGCGATTCCCCAAGGTGCTTGGCTTCAGCGCTATGTCTGGGATGGAACGTCCGTGAAAATCACTGGCTATAAGCCGCCGCGCACTGACATCGCCGGCGAACTGCGCCGGTCCGGCAACTTTGCCGACGTGCGCGCAATGAATGACGAAATCCAGGCGGAAGTGCCCGCCGGAGAGCCGTTCGATATCGGGGCGAGGATCGCCCGCCGATGA
- the gspM gene encoding type II secretion system protein GspM — MMIRPTSPRERRLVALLILVSLIAVLWFAIVAPIAAGFSTRAQQREQLNLSYLHNQRTIASVPRLRRQAEDARRNIEAYVIGAANAEAGREQLKARAQRIVERSGGEVRGVGDAEAEAGWARASIAARMNLPQLVSTLDQLQNNPPWLIVETVSVDANDALVTGQSSTMDVQIEIAIPIRAAPAR; from the coding sequence ATGATGATCCGTCCAACTTCTCCCCGCGAGCGCAGGCTCGTAGCCCTGCTTATCCTCGTATCGCTTATTGCGGTGCTCTGGTTCGCAATCGTTGCGCCAATCGCCGCTGGATTCTCAACGAGGGCACAGCAGCGCGAACAACTGAACCTGAGCTATCTCCACAATCAACGCACGATCGCATCGGTCCCCCGATTGCGCCGTCAAGCCGAAGACGCCCGACGAAACATAGAGGCCTATGTAATCGGCGCGGCAAACGCGGAAGCGGGGCGGGAGCAGCTTAAGGCGCGGGCTCAGCGCATTGTCGAACGGAGCGGCGGCGAAGTGCGCGGGGTCGGTGATGCAGAAGCGGAAGCGGGGTGGGCGCGCGCGAGCATCGCGGCGCGAATGAACCTCCCGCAACTCGTATCAACCCTCGATCAGCTCCAGAACAACCCTCCCTGGCTCATCGTGGAGACCGTTTCAGTCGATGCGAACGACGCTCTCGTCACCGGCCAATCTTCAACAATGGATGTTCAAATTGAAATCGCGATTCCTATCCGCGCTGCCCCCGCTCGATAA
- the gspD gene encoding type II secretion system secretin GspD — translation MNIKPNLLAGIALVTLSLGGCAATQAPVPLQMPTPPAIVAEAERAAPQVRSTIVDGEGPIPQQGSAAAPRPIRGGNVSLNLPQADVRAVASSVQQVTGIPIEVDATVNGQVSLVTPGSVARSEIIGLFETALRSAQLALVPIGNGFSVRTETAAKAPVAPDAIGFGTEVITLQFINAEEVRKVIDSAIPGVVADIDPAGNRITIAGTTGQRSSARDMLKQFDVNWLRNMSFGLYVPERTDARLIVPELDKLINAENAPTRGLVRLITMERINGILAVSANGQYLEDVRRWVEILDREGENAEKRIFVYRVLHGRARDLARTLNQAYGNSSGGEGDQSDPFGSSDEGRTRSASGSSQTPRPAGTEGSAGGASTSRESAREGDNRSGSSGGSGGKITADEVNNAIVVHGTPREYALIEDALRKLDIAPLQVMIEAAITEVTLTDTLRYGVQWNWATGDSNFRVTDGTSMPTGSNQAGFSYFLAGGSISAALNALEQRTNVRVVSAPKLVTLNNQTAALQVGDQVPVSTGSAVSVENPNAPIVNAIEYRDTGVILRVTPRVNAGNTVLLDVSQEVSDVNPNSAAANSSSGAASPTISTRRISTSVAVLDGQVIALGGLFRDSQTIGKNGIPILSRIPVLGGLFGNHDNRQNRTELIVLLKPQVIRTPDDGRAVTEELRGKLRTLEPFRTHGTIP, via the coding sequence ATGAACATCAAGCCAAATTTGCTTGCCGGGATCGCCCTGGTAACGCTCTCGCTCGGAGGTTGCGCCGCGACTCAGGCTCCGGTGCCGCTCCAAATGCCCACGCCACCCGCCATCGTCGCCGAGGCGGAACGGGCGGCGCCCCAAGTGCGCTCCACGATTGTTGACGGCGAAGGACCGATCCCTCAGCAAGGCTCCGCAGCGGCACCACGCCCTATCCGCGGCGGCAATGTGAGCCTCAATCTGCCTCAGGCGGACGTCCGCGCTGTCGCTTCGTCCGTGCAGCAAGTGACGGGCATCCCGATCGAGGTCGACGCCACCGTCAATGGGCAGGTCTCACTGGTGACGCCGGGATCTGTGGCGCGCTCGGAGATCATCGGTCTGTTTGAGACGGCCTTGCGATCCGCCCAACTCGCCCTGGTCCCAATAGGCAATGGCTTTTCGGTGCGAACGGAGACTGCGGCTAAGGCACCTGTCGCTCCCGATGCCATTGGCTTTGGAACGGAAGTAATCACGTTGCAGTTCATCAACGCCGAGGAAGTCCGCAAGGTCATCGACAGTGCGATCCCCGGTGTGGTGGCGGACATCGACCCCGCAGGCAACAGGATCACGATCGCTGGTACGACCGGCCAGCGCAGCAGCGCGCGGGATATGCTGAAGCAGTTCGACGTCAACTGGCTGCGGAACATGAGCTTTGGGCTCTATGTTCCGGAACGCACCGACGCCCGCCTTATCGTTCCCGAACTCGACAAACTCATCAACGCCGAAAATGCCCCCACCCGCGGCTTGGTCCGACTCATCACGATGGAACGGATCAACGGGATCCTCGCGGTCAGCGCCAACGGTCAATATCTGGAGGATGTCCGTCGCTGGGTCGAAATCCTCGATCGCGAGGGCGAAAATGCGGAGAAGCGCATTTTCGTGTACCGCGTTCTTCACGGCCGTGCCCGCGATCTCGCCCGGACACTCAACCAGGCGTACGGCAACAGCAGCGGCGGGGAGGGGGATCAATCCGACCCATTCGGGAGCAGCGATGAAGGCCGGACCCGTTCTGCAAGCGGTTCCTCACAGACACCGCGTCCTGCAGGAACTGAAGGATCCGCCGGTGGCGCCTCCACTTCGCGGGAAAGCGCGCGCGAGGGCGACAACCGCTCTGGTTCTTCTGGCGGCAGCGGCGGCAAGATCACGGCCGACGAAGTCAACAACGCGATCGTCGTGCATGGGACGCCCCGCGAATACGCCTTGATAGAGGATGCCCTCCGCAAACTCGACATTGCGCCGTTACAAGTCATGATCGAGGCCGCGATCACAGAAGTTACGCTGACCGATACCCTGCGCTACGGTGTTCAGTGGAACTGGGCGACGGGAGATAGCAATTTTCGCGTCACCGACGGGACATCGATGCCCACCGGCTCAAATCAGGCAGGCTTCAGCTATTTCCTCGCCGGCGGAAGCATCAGCGCCGCGCTTAACGCGCTCGAACAGCGCACCAATGTCCGCGTCGTTTCAGCACCCAAGCTTGTCACGCTCAACAACCAGACCGCCGCGCTGCAAGTCGGCGACCAGGTCCCGGTATCGACAGGCAGCGCTGTCAGCGTCGAAAACCCCAATGCGCCTATCGTCAACGCGATCGAATATCGCGACACCGGTGTGATCCTTCGCGTCACGCCGCGCGTCAATGCAGGAAACACGGTCCTGCTCGACGTTTCGCAGGAAGTGAGCGACGTCAACCCCAACAGCGCTGCTGCCAACAGCAGCTCCGGTGCAGCGTCGCCCACGATCTCCACGCGCCGCATCTCAACCTCCGTCGCCGTTTTGGACGGACAGGTCATCGCGCTCGGCGGCCTCTTTCGGGATTCTCAAACGATCGGGAAAAATGGCATTCCGATCCTTTCCCGAATTCCCGTGCTCGGAGGTCTTTTCGGAAATCATGACAATCGTCAAAACCGCACCGAACTCATCGTTCTCCTGAAGCCTCAGGTCATTCGAACTCCGGACGATGGCCGCGCCGTCACCGAGGAACTGCGAGGAAAACTGCGGACGCTCGAGCCGTTTCGGACGCATGGCACCATCCCGTGA
- a CDS encoding type II secretion system minor pseudopilin encodes MKQGEEGYALVAAVASIAVFAAMALTILSATRMGIDDVAAEHDQLQAGAAADAGVARTLSNLLATDATQRWPIDGREQRFSFRDARIRVKIEDERGKVPIGQLDEAMATRLLEEVGLQGDRLLIARDSLLDWTDGDEEVRPFGAESVYYERAGIRPANGFLASIEELGSIRGFDTQLVERIRPIATAYTARAAFDTKFADPRALAVMEKGGQVGSPVAIDRARERDGQRTALAFSDATDVAGRPLTIIVEAKLPNGARAVRRVVVEITGRKDRPYLVRASN; translated from the coding sequence GTGAAGCAGGGTGAGGAAGGATATGCGCTGGTCGCGGCCGTCGCCAGCATCGCTGTGTTCGCGGCAATGGCCCTGACAATTCTCTCCGCGACACGGATGGGGATCGACGACGTCGCGGCCGAGCATGATCAACTCCAGGCGGGGGCGGCTGCTGACGCTGGGGTCGCGCGCACCCTAAGCAATCTCCTCGCTACCGATGCGACCCAGCGCTGGCCGATCGATGGCCGGGAACAGCGCTTCTCCTTCAGGGACGCCCGCATCCGCGTCAAAATCGAGGATGAACGCGGAAAGGTTCCGATCGGACAGTTGGATGAAGCCATGGCGACCCGCCTCCTTGAAGAAGTCGGACTCCAGGGCGATCGCCTATTGATTGCACGGGATTCGCTTCTCGACTGGACCGATGGCGATGAAGAGGTGCGGCCATTCGGCGCCGAGAGCGTCTATTATGAGCGTGCGGGGATTCGCCCGGCCAACGGCTTCCTCGCGTCGATCGAGGAATTGGGTAGCATTAGGGGATTTGACACGCAGCTCGTCGAGCGTATCCGCCCGATCGCCACTGCCTATACCGCGCGCGCAGCCTTCGATACGAAATTCGCCGATCCGCGCGCCCTTGCGGTTATGGAAAAGGGAGGTCAGGTCGGGAGTCCAGTCGCCATCGACCGGGCACGAGAACGGGATGGACAACGGACTGCGCTCGCCTTTTCCGACGCCACGGACGTTGCTGGCCGACCGCTCACGATCATTGTCGAGGCCAAGCTACCGAACGGCGCCCGGGCCGTGCGCCGTGTCGTCGTGGAAATCACTGGCAGAAAAGACCGCCCCTATCTTGTCAGGGCGTCAAACTGA
- a CDS encoding type II toxin-antitoxin system TacA family antitoxin has product MVTNSQERRSERLEVRVPPSLHNRVSQAAALRGQTVAAFVTAAVQDAAQRAMDDAEVTRLNRDEFAEVMRAIDGEREPNSALAAAVARHRAITGHV; this is encoded by the coding sequence GTGGTCACCAATTCTCAGGAGCGCCGCTCGGAACGGCTTGAAGTGCGGGTGCCACCTTCATTGCATAACCGTGTGAGCCAGGCAGCCGCCCTACGTGGACAGACGGTAGCAGCCTTCGTCACTGCAGCGGTTCAGGATGCCGCGCAGCGCGCCATGGACGATGCCGAGGTGACACGCCTCAACCGAGATGAGTTCGCCGAGGTGATGCGCGCAATCGATGGCGAGCGGGAACCCAATTCCGCGCTGGCCGCGGCGGTGGCCCGTCACCGTGCGATCACAGGTCATGTGTGA
- a CDS encoding cell wall hydrolase has product MEDYSRASECLTLAVAYEAGYESLEGKQAVAEVVLNRLRSGSFQGTVCDVVFEGSTRRTGCQFSFTCDGSLRRRLPERVMAEARLVAEDALANRIPARAPGATHYHANYVSPYWAPTLTRVTQIGAHIFYHTPGKPAPYGRVNLVDAPLTTMSSRNSSPNSQTPKAEPAVFAPWGLGPDALAGREP; this is encoded by the coding sequence ATGGAGGACTATTCCCGAGCATCGGAGTGTCTTACTCTCGCTGTAGCCTACGAAGCGGGCTACGAGAGTCTGGAAGGGAAGCAAGCGGTCGCAGAGGTGGTGCTGAATCGCCTGAGAAGCGGATCATTCCAAGGAACCGTTTGCGACGTTGTCTTTGAAGGATCGACCCGCCGCACCGGATGCCAGTTCAGCTTTACGTGTGACGGCTCGCTAAGGCGCAGATTGCCTGAACGCGTCATGGCCGAAGCCAGACTGGTCGCCGAGGACGCGCTGGCAAATCGCATACCTGCGCGTGCGCCCGGCGCGACACACTATCACGCCAACTATGTCAGCCCCTATTGGGCGCCGACGCTCACCCGTGTAACCCAGATTGGGGCTCACATCTTCTATCATACGCCAGGAAAACCTGCCCCATATGGCCGCGTCAACCTCGTGGACGCGCCCCTTACCACGATGTCCTCGCGCAACTCGTCTCCGAATTCTCAAACGCCAAAGGCAGAACCCGCCGTTTTCGCCCCATGGGGACTCGGCCCGGATGCATTGGCGGGCCGTGAGCCTTAA
- a CDS encoding helix-turn-helix domain-containing protein: protein MDETGIDLDVLSVSNVGAALPSSAARLAPWQVKLAKKGMAEQIATGMRIADIAVHLDLSVTHFSKAFRNSVGVAPYRWFLNAKIAHALHLLAETRWSLAEIANACGFSSQGHFSKSFSDITGISPTQWRRRHREASLQPRAGQTVKVIHEM, encoded by the coding sequence ATGGACGAGACAGGCATTGACCTTGATGTGCTTTCGGTTTCCAATGTCGGGGCGGCGCTTCCCAGCAGCGCTGCGCGCCTCGCGCCTTGGCAGGTCAAACTTGCCAAGAAGGGCATGGCGGAACAAATCGCCACCGGAATGCGGATCGCAGACATCGCGGTGCACCTCGACCTTTCCGTGACGCATTTTTCAAAAGCCTTTCGCAACTCCGTCGGTGTTGCGCCCTATCGTTGGTTCTTGAACGCCAAGATTGCCCATGCTCTCCATTTGCTTGCAGAAACCCGCTGGTCCCTGGCCGAGATTGCCAACGCATGCGGCTTTTCCTCTCAAGGCCATTTCTCCAAATCCTTTTCGGACATTACCGGGATCAGCCCAACTCAATGGCGCCGTCGGCACCGCGAAGCTTCCCTACAGCCGCGTGCCGGCCAGACGGTCAAGGTCATCCATGAGATGTGA
- a CDS encoding helix-turn-helix domain-containing protein, with the protein MVHGALPAGKSSLSDDADRQPVDQVLNKMIHTRRNHKGMKLAPWQLKRAQELMFDQMTGVLEVAQIAQGLGMSTAYFTKAFKNTVGIPPYGWHLRQRITRSASLLHDQKLTLSEIAAECGFSDQSHYTKAFRRLTGITPGRWRKKLRAGPVCVEDLIKPN; encoded by the coding sequence ATGGTTCATGGCGCTTTGCCGGCAGGCAAGAGTAGTTTGAGCGATGATGCTGACCGCCAGCCGGTAGATCAAGTGCTGAACAAGATGATTCACACCCGCCGAAACCACAAGGGGATGAAACTGGCCCCGTGGCAACTGAAACGAGCGCAGGAGTTGATGTTCGACCAAATGACCGGTGTTCTTGAGGTAGCGCAAATCGCCCAGGGGCTGGGAATGTCGACGGCGTACTTTACGAAAGCGTTCAAGAACACTGTCGGTATTCCGCCCTATGGCTGGCACTTGCGCCAGCGTATCACACGCTCTGCGTCCCTACTGCATGACCAGAAGCTTACGTTGAGCGAGATTGCCGCAGAATGCGGCTTTTCGGATCAGAGCCATTACACGAAGGCATTCCGGCGCCTGACCGGCATTACCCCGGGAAGATGGCGCAAGAAACTGAGGGCGGGACCTGTCTGTGTGGAAGACCTGATCAAACCGAACTAA
- a CDS encoding ABC transporter ATP-binding protein, translating to MIRFSNVGMTYHARNLRKTVLHDASFVIQRGESIGVCGANGAGKSTLLRLFAGVEYPTSGRITRRMSVSWPIGYSSAFQSSLTGADNARFIARIYRRPAAPLLAYVEDFAQLGAYLHQPVRTYSSGMQARLAFAISLAIRFDCYLVDEVTAVGDERFRQRSQEALASRGREGTLIMVSHAPETLRAYCQRGAVLANNRLSFYDTIDEALAVHAWNQRRSA from the coding sequence ATGATCCGTTTCTCGAATGTCGGCATGACCTATCACGCGCGCAATTTGCGCAAGACGGTTCTTCACGACGCCAGCTTCGTGATTCAGCGGGGCGAATCGATTGGTGTGTGCGGCGCCAACGGAGCCGGAAAGTCGACGCTTCTGCGATTGTTCGCGGGCGTCGAGTATCCCACATCGGGTAGAATCACTCGCAGGATGAGCGTATCGTGGCCCATCGGCTATTCCAGCGCTTTCCAGTCCAGCCTTACGGGGGCTGACAATGCGCGCTTTATCGCGCGCATCTATCGCCGTCCGGCGGCACCGCTGCTTGCCTATGTCGAAGATTTTGCCCAGCTGGGGGCTTATCTGCATCAACCTGTGCGAACATATTCGTCCGGCATGCAGGCACGGCTCGCTTTTGCGATCAGCCTCGCGATCCGCTTCGACTGCTATCTCGTCGACGAGGTTACGGCCGTGGGCGACGAGCGCTTTCGCCAGAGATCGCAGGAAGCGTTGGCAAGCCGCGGCCGAGAAGGGACACTCATCATGGTCTCTCATGCGCCGGAAACGTTGCGCGCTTATTGCCAGCGCGGAGCGGTCCTCGCCAACAACAGGCTGTCCTTTTACGACACGATCGACGAAGCGCTGGCCGTTCACGCTTGGAATCAGCGACGATCGGCGTGA
- a CDS encoding glycosyltransferase family 4 protein, with product MTQSLSNMERISRLYDPTYVYRVEDLNGGVPVQVCIEGRMLKDGEGTGVTNYARTLNQCLHEAGAEPLILGDGDSNRPRSRALRWLAAARRAPRMAQAPDNAPNVPAVPDLFREAQVFFNIHGRTLPVAFKNPPVVMHWTYPVPLHVIGARNLYTIHDLIPLTHPDLTPIPQGRHARILDAILERADLLVTVTEAMRSEIVEQLGVSSDRVVSTWQAVDAPLQADPPLPKGIKSGRYFLFCGRVESRKNLIALAEAHALSKSSLPLLVVGPRVPGEEALEEALRSHPTVRRLDYLPRPDLLGLIRRARALLFPTLAEGFGLPIAEAMTLGCPVLTNSRGATAEVAGGAALLVEPDRIPAISAAIVRLDQDDALCARLRTEGFARARNFTPERYARRLRALYARALAQNEEGTLVS from the coding sequence TTGACTCAATCTCTCAGTAATATGGAGCGAATATCTCGCCTGTATGATCCGACTTATGTTTACCGTGTTGAAGATCTTAATGGAGGCGTGCCTGTCCAGGTTTGCATCGAAGGTCGGATGCTCAAGGACGGAGAGGGGACAGGCGTCACCAATTACGCCCGGACGCTGAACCAATGCTTGCACGAGGCGGGCGCTGAACCTTTGATCCTGGGTGATGGCGATAGCAATCGGCCACGTTCGCGCGCACTCCGGTGGCTCGCGGCAGCTCGGCGAGCGCCAAGAATGGCGCAAGCGCCCGACAACGCGCCCAATGTTCCAGCCGTTCCGGACCTTTTCCGCGAGGCTCAGGTTTTCTTCAATATACATGGCCGAACTTTGCCTGTGGCCTTCAAAAACCCACCGGTTGTGATGCATTGGACCTATCCAGTTCCTCTCCATGTCATCGGCGCGCGCAACCTCTATACAATTCATGATCTTATACCGCTCACGCATCCGGATTTGACGCCCATCCCGCAGGGGCGCCATGCGCGTATTCTCGATGCGATCCTTGAACGCGCCGATCTGCTCGTCACAGTGACGGAGGCGATGCGCTCCGAGATAGTCGAACAACTAGGCGTCTCATCCGATCGCGTCGTTAGCACGTGGCAAGCGGTCGATGCGCCGCTCCAGGCTGATCCGCCCTTGCCAAAAGGCATCAAAAGCGGACGCTATTTCCTTTTCTGTGGTAGGGTCGAGAGCCGAAAGAATTTGATAGCCCTTGCCGAGGCTCACGCCCTCAGCAAGTCATCGCTGCCTCTGTTGGTTGTCGGGCCTCGTGTTCCCGGCGAAGAAGCGCTTGAGGAGGCACTGAGGTCACATCCGACGGTTCGCCGGCTTGACTACCTGCCACGCCCTGACTTGCTTGGTTTGATCCGTCGGGCCCGGGCGCTGCTTTTCCCTACGCTCGCGGAGGGTTTTGGCCTTCCGATCGCAGAAGCAATGACATTGGGCTGCCCGGTCTTGACCAACTCGCGGGGAGCAACGGCCGAAGTCGCGGGCGGTGCAGCTCTGCTGGTAGAACCCGACCGAATACCCGCAATTTCAGCGGCGATAGTCAGGCTCGATCAGGACGACGCCCTATGCGCGCGCCTTCGGACGGAAGGCTTCGCACGCGCGCGCAACTTTACACCGGAGCGCTACGCGCGAAGGCTGCGGGCTCTATATGCGCGTGCCCTCGCGCAAAACGAAGAAGGCACATTAGTGTCATGA
- a CDS encoding glycosyltransferase family 4 protein, giving the protein MSLPPDLRIGIDGFNLALPQGTGVATYARTLAEALQGMGRRIDLVYGLDVSPKSALHQRETLFFAALAQGRSGEEPPAKITPWGRVRRLAMGPGARDLVEVPVSGRVVREGVGARVPAFDRLFTLNRLFWIGRRYLLRYGRLLPVRMPEPPAIMHWTYPVPVRLVGARNIYTIHDLVPLRLPYLSLENKAYHERLLQACASAAEHILTVSDVSRGDIMEQLGFASNHVTTIHQAVPDMQTPAGEPEVEARRLHALFDLEPQGYFLFYGATEPKKNVGRLIEAYLGSGIDRPLIIAGPTAWQSEGELRLLQGAHGKTLSRASQIRRIDYLPADHLALLLRGARGLVFPSLYEGFGLPTIEAMRAGVPVIAGDAGALPEITGGAALLVDPYDVSAISAAMARLDTDAELRARLIAAGNERAENYALGPYQYALNQLHLQLLEGEHRTPFALSGAL; this is encoded by the coding sequence ATGAGCCTGCCGCCAGACCTTCGCATCGGAATCGATGGCTTCAACTTGGCATTGCCCCAAGGAACTGGTGTTGCAACCTATGCTCGAACGCTGGCCGAAGCCCTCCAGGGCATGGGTCGACGTATCGATCTCGTTTACGGGCTGGATGTCAGCCCCAAAAGTGCGTTGCACCAGCGAGAAACCCTCTTCTTCGCCGCGCTGGCCCAAGGCCGATCGGGCGAAGAACCGCCTGCAAAAATTACACCTTGGGGGCGCGTTCGTCGTCTCGCCATGGGACCTGGGGCACGTGATCTCGTCGAAGTGCCCGTATCGGGCCGGGTCGTGCGCGAAGGCGTCGGCGCTCGCGTTCCAGCTTTTGACCGTCTGTTCACACTCAATCGTCTTTTCTGGATCGGGCGCCGCTATCTGTTACGCTACGGACGATTGTTGCCAGTCCGGATGCCGGAACCACCCGCCATCATGCACTGGACCTACCCTGTACCAGTCCGGCTCGTTGGTGCGCGCAACATCTACACCATTCATGACCTTGTTCCGCTGAGGCTTCCTTACTTGAGCCTGGAGAACAAGGCCTATCATGAGCGGCTGCTGCAGGCCTGCGCAAGCGCCGCAGAACATATCCTGACCGTATCAGATGTGTCGCGTGGCGATATCATGGAGCAACTCGGCTTTGCATCCAACCATGTAACCACCATCCATCAGGCGGTGCCGGACATGCAAACGCCAGCGGGCGAACCTGAGGTCGAGGCGAGGCGCCTGCACGCTCTATTCGATCTCGAACCGCAGGGCTATTTCCTGTTCTACGGAGCCACTGAGCCCAAAAAAAATGTTGGCCGGCTGATCGAAGCCTATTTGGGCTCCGGCATAGATAGGCCGCTCATCATTGCAGGCCCCACCGCATGGCAGTCCGAAGGCGAACTGCGACTGCTTCAAGGCGCCCACGGCAAGACACTATCTCGTGCCAGCCAGATCCGCAGGATCGACTATCTGCCGGCAGATCATCTCGCTTTGCTGTTGCGCGGAGCACGGGGGTTGGTGTTCCCCTCGCTCTACGAGGGCTTTGGCTTGCCAACGATAGAGGCAATGCGCGCCGGGGTCCCGGTGATTGCGGGCGATGCCGGGGCCCTGCCTGAGATCACCGGCGGCGCTGCTCTGCTGGTTGATCCCTATGACGTAAGCGCAATCAGTGCTGCCATGGCGCGGCTGGATACCGACGCCGAATTGCGAGCACGACTTATCGCTGCCGGAAATGAGCGCGCCGAAAACTACGCGCTCGGACCCTATCAGTACGCTCTAAACCAGCTTCATTTGCAGTTGCTGGAAGGCGAGCACCGCACTCCCTTTGCCTTATCCGGAGCTCTGTAA